A genomic window from Flavobacterium hankyongi includes:
- the lepA gene encoding translation elongation factor 4: protein MKHIRNFCIIAHIDHGKSTLADRLLGATQTVTAREEKAQLLDNMDLERERGITIKSHAIQMEYKYKGEDYILNLIDTPGHVDFSYEVSRSIAACEGALLIVDAAQSIQAQTISNLYLALENDLEIIPVLNKVDLPSANPEEVSDDIIDLLGCKLEDIIHASGKTGFGVENILAAIIEKIPAPKGNPEEPLQALIFDSVYNPFRGIEVIFRVKNGEIKKGQKIKFMATGNEYFADEIGTLKLNQVPKDKVSTGDVGYLISGIKEAKEVKVGDTITDAKTPTTNMIHGFEDVKPMVFAGIYPVDTEDYEELRASMEKLQLNDASLVFTAESSAALGFGFRCGFLGMLHMEIIQERLEREFNMTVITTVPNVSYLAYSKKDPETPFIVNNPSDLPEPSKLDRVEEPFIKATIITKADFVGNVMSLCIEKRGQITNQTYLTTERVELNFDMPLAEIVFDFYDRLKTVSKGYASFDYHPIGMRTSKLVRLDVLLNGQNVDALSALIHEDNAYHIGKKMCEKLRELIPRQQFDIPIQAAIGAKIIARETIKALRKDVTAKCYGGDISRKRKLLEKQKAGKKRMRQVGNVEIPQSAFMAVLKLND from the coding sequence ATGAAACACATTAGAAATTTTTGCATTATTGCACATATTGACCATGGTAAAAGTACTTTGGCTGACCGCTTATTGGGAGCAACGCAAACAGTAACTGCTCGTGAGGAAAAAGCTCAATTACTTGACAACATGGATTTGGAGCGTGAGCGTGGTATCACAATTAAAAGTCACGCCATCCAAATGGAATACAAATACAAAGGAGAAGACTACATCCTGAATCTAATTGACACACCAGGACACGTAGATTTCTCTTACGAAGTGTCGCGTTCAATTGCAGCTTGTGAAGGTGCTTTATTGATTGTTGATGCAGCACAAAGTATTCAAGCGCAAACAATTTCTAATCTATATTTAGCATTAGAAAATGATTTAGAAATTATTCCAGTTTTAAACAAAGTTGATTTACCAAGTGCTAATCCTGAAGAAGTTAGTGATGACATTATAGATTTACTTGGTTGTAAGTTAGAGGATATTATTCATGCTTCTGGTAAAACAGGGTTTGGTGTTGAGAATATTTTAGCAGCAATCATTGAAAAAATACCAGCTCCTAAAGGTAATCCAGAAGAGCCATTACAAGCCTTGATTTTTGACTCAGTTTACAATCCATTTAGAGGAATCGAAGTTATTTTCCGAGTGAAAAATGGAGAAATCAAAAAGGGACAAAAAATAAAATTCATGGCTACTGGCAATGAATATTTTGCTGATGAAATTGGAACTTTAAAACTAAATCAAGTCCCTAAAGATAAAGTTTCAACTGGTGATGTTGGTTACTTAATCTCAGGTATTAAAGAAGCTAAAGAAGTAAAAGTTGGAGATACCATCACTGATGCAAAGACCCCAACAACAAATATGATTCATGGTTTCGAAGATGTAAAACCAATGGTATTTGCAGGAATTTATCCTGTTGATACTGAAGATTACGAAGAACTTCGAGCCTCTATGGAAAAATTACAGCTAAATGATGCTTCGCTTGTATTTACTGCAGAAAGTTCGGCTGCATTAGGTTTTGGTTTCCGTTGTGGATTCTTAGGAATGTTACATATGGAGATTATTCAAGAGCGTTTGGAACGTGAATTCAACATGACAGTAATCACAACCGTTCCCAACGTATCGTACTTAGCTTACAGTAAAAAAGATCCTGAAACTCCTTTCATAGTAAACAACCCTTCAGATTTACCTGAACCATCAAAACTAGATAGAGTTGAAGAGCCTTTTATTAAAGCAACAATTATTACTAAGGCTGATTTCGTAGGAAATGTAATGAGTTTGTGTATTGAAAAAAGAGGTCAAATTACTAATCAAACCTATTTAACTACTGAACGTGTAGAGTTAAACTTTGACATGCCATTAGCCGAAATTGTATTTGATTTCTATGATAGATTAAAAACAGTTTCTAAAGGATATGCTTCATTTGATTATCACCCAATAGGGATGAGAACCTCTAAACTAGTTCGTTTAGATGTTTTATTAAACGGTCAAAATGTTGATGCTTTATCAGCTTTAATCCACGAGGACAATGCATATCACATTGGTAAAAAAATGTGCGAAAAACTGCGCGAATTAATACCAAGACAACAGTTTGACATTCCAATCCAAGCCGCGATTGGAGCAAAAATTATTGCTCGCGAAACAATCAAAGCCTTACGTAAAGATGTAACTGCAAAATGTTATGGTGGAGATATTTCTCGTAAACGTAAATTGTTAGAAAAACAAAAAGCTGGTAAAAAACGTATGCGACAAGTAGGAAATGTAGAAATACCCCAATCTGCATTCATGGCTGTTTTGAAACTAAACGATTAA
- the dusB gene encoding tRNA dihydrouridine synthase DusB codes for MPKIGNIELPDFPLLLAPMEDVSDPPFRRLCKLHGADLMYSEFISSEGLIRDAIKSRQKLDIFDYERPVGIQIFGGDEEAMEMSARIVDTVQPDLVDINFGCPVKKVVCKGAGAGVLKDVDLMVRLTKSVIKGTSLPVTVKTRLGWDENSINIDEVAERLQDIGVQALTVHARTRAQMYKGHSDWSHIQRIKENPRITMPIFGNGDIDSPEKALEYKNKYGLDGMMIGRAAIGYPWIFDEIKHYFKTGEHLPLPNIAARVEAARNHLIWSMEWKGERVGIVEMRRHYTNYFKGIPHFKEHRQKLVTLDEHNALLQVFDDIIQDYSGQLV; via the coding sequence ATGCCCAAAATTGGCAACATAGAATTACCAGATTTTCCACTATTGCTGGCTCCCATGGAGGATGTTAGTGATCCGCCTTTTCGTCGTTTGTGCAAACTACATGGGGCAGATTTAATGTATTCTGAGTTTATTTCTAGTGAGGGGTTAATTCGTGATGCCATAAAAAGTAGACAAAAGCTTGATATTTTTGATTACGAGCGACCTGTTGGGATTCAGATTTTTGGAGGTGATGAAGAAGCGATGGAAATGTCAGCTAGAATCGTAGACACCGTTCAACCAGATTTAGTGGATATTAATTTTGGTTGTCCTGTAAAAAAAGTAGTCTGTAAAGGAGCTGGAGCTGGAGTGTTAAAAGATGTTGACTTGATGGTGCGTTTAACCAAATCAGTAATCAAAGGCACAAGTCTTCCGGTGACGGTAAAAACTCGTTTGGGATGGGATGAGAATTCAATTAATATAGATGAAGTAGCCGAAAGACTACAAGATATTGGGGTGCAAGCCTTAACCGTTCATGCACGTACGCGGGCACAGATGTATAAAGGGCATTCCGATTGGTCCCACATCCAACGTATCAAAGAAAACCCAAGAATTACGATGCCTATCTTCGGAAATGGGGATATCGATTCTCCTGAAAAAGCGTTAGAATACAAAAACAAATACGGTCTCGACGGAATGATGATTGGCCGTGCAGCAATAGGTTACCCCTGGATTTTCGACGAAATCAAACATTATTTCAAAACAGGAGAACATTTGCCACTGCCAAATATCGCAGCTAGAGTTGAAGCAGCGCGAAATCATTTAATTTGGTCTATGGAATGGAAGGGTGAACGTGTAGGAATTGTTGAAATGCGTCGTCATTATACAAATTATTTTAAAGGAATTCCACATTTTAAAGAGCATAGGCAGAAATTAGTTACCCTTGATGAACATAATGCTTTACTACAAGTTTTTGATGATATTATTCAAGATTATAGCGGCCAATTAGTCTAA
- the rbfA gene encoding 30S ribosome-binding factor RbfA produces METNRQKKIGSVLQKDLVDILQGEVRKNGITNLVISVSKVSVTTDLSIAKVFLSIFPQDKAKEILEAIKSNTPLIKHDLAQRVKQQLRKVPNLTFYIDDSLDYIEKIDNALSGKENPIENPDLLEKRKKS; encoded by the coding sequence ATGGAAACAAACAGACAGAAAAAAATAGGGAGCGTTTTGCAAAAGGATTTAGTGGATATTTTACAAGGTGAAGTGCGTAAAAACGGAATTACCAATCTTGTAATTTCTGTTTCAAAAGTAAGTGTTACCACAGATTTATCTATTGCTAAGGTTTTTTTAAGTATCTTCCCTCAAGATAAAGCAAAAGAAATTCTTGAAGCTATAAAATCAAACACACCGTTAATTAAACACGACCTTGCACAAAGAGTAAAACAGCAATTACGAAAAGTACCAAATTTAACTTTCTACATTGACGATAGTTTAGATTATATCGAAAAAATTGACAATGCTTTATCAGGAAAAGAAAACCCGATTGAAAACCCTGATTTATTAGAAAAAAGAAAAAAATCGTAA
- a CDS encoding ABC transporter permease, with amino-acid sequence MSFSFYIAKRYLRTSSKNNAINIITRIASLGIVVGAMCLFVVLSVFSGLKDFSLSFSNDSDPDLKIIPKYGKILNITEEQRLKTKATKGIKFYSQVIEEKVLFLYKGKEQVAFIKGVDNQYNLVNNIQKKLYQGQWLAPKTPQVVVGNGISQKLSMGLFDMNNAFEIYVPRPGKGAITSAETAFNKSNLIPVGIYAINDELDSKYVFADLQLAQELLEYKKNQVNAIEINLDSLANEKKIVDRLLSIYGENNVIIKNRAQLNDSLHKMLNTENAAIYLIFTLVIIMTLFTLAGAIIMMILDKQSNLKTLFSVGMNIKEIQNVFLLQGTLLTVVGGLIGIILGIIIVFIQQHFKVVMITESLPYPVIFNFTNVFIVFFTIFILGFLASYIASSRVTKKLMM; translated from the coding sequence TTGAGTTTTTCCTTCTACATAGCCAAACGTTACTTACGAACATCGAGTAAAAACAATGCCATAAATATTATTACTCGTATTGCTTCGTTGGGTATTGTTGTTGGAGCCATGTGTTTATTTGTTGTACTTTCTGTTTTTAGCGGTTTAAAAGATTTTAGTTTGTCGTTTAGTAACGATTCTGATCCAGATTTAAAAATTATACCTAAATATGGAAAAATATTAAACATAACTGAAGAACAACGACTAAAAACTAAGGCCACAAAAGGAATTAAATTCTACAGTCAAGTTATAGAAGAAAAAGTACTGTTTTTATACAAAGGCAAAGAACAAGTAGCTTTTATAAAAGGAGTTGACAATCAATACAACTTAGTAAACAATATTCAAAAAAAGTTGTACCAAGGCCAATGGCTTGCACCAAAAACTCCTCAAGTGGTGGTTGGCAACGGAATTTCCCAAAAACTTTCGATGGGACTATTCGACATGAACAATGCTTTTGAAATTTATGTACCTCGACCAGGAAAAGGAGCTATCACTAGTGCAGAGACCGCTTTTAATAAATCAAATCTTATTCCAGTTGGAATATATGCTATCAATGATGAATTAGATTCTAAATATGTTTTTGCAGATTTACAACTAGCACAAGAGTTACTAGAATACAAAAAAAATCAAGTCAATGCAATTGAAATTAATTTAGATTCTCTCGCAAATGAAAAGAAAATAGTTGATCGACTTTTATCAATTTATGGTGAGAACAATGTGATCATAAAAAATAGAGCACAACTAAATGACAGTTTACATAAAATGCTCAATACTGAAAATGCTGCCATCTATTTAATTTTTACTTTAGTCATAATAATGACATTGTTTACTCTTGCAGGCGCCATAATAATGATGATACTTGACAAACAAAGTAATCTTAAAACACTATTTAGTGTAGGCATGAACATCAAAGAGATTCAAAATGTATTCTTGCTTCAAGGAACACTTTTAACAGTCGTTGGAGGCTTAATAGGTATTATTCTAGGAATTATTATAGTTTTTATACAACAACACTTCAAAGTCGTAATGATAACAGAATCTCTTCCTTATCCTGTCATCTTTAATTTTACAAATGTTTTCATTGTGTTCTTCACAATATTCATCTTAGGCTTTCTTGCATCTTATATCGCCAGTAGCAGAGTAACAAAAAAACTAATGATGTAA
- a CDS encoding MATE family efflux transporter yields MTEIKHSTISRIYSTLKTAIKGDDTFDFTTGSIKKGVILLAIPMVLEMMMESVFALVDLYFVGHLENSSYAIQTVGLTESVITIIYSLAIGISMAATAVVARRIGEKNPEAAAKSGMQAIVIAFAINTIISLFGVIYAKEILLLMGASQKAADYGFRFTQIMMGGSISIMLLFLINGIFRGAGNASIAMRSLWIANGCNIILCPILINGLGPIPAFGLIGAAMATTIGRTIGVLYQFYHLFGGNGILKVKLGQFIPDWEQINALVKIAAPGVLQFVIASCSWIFLAQLVATTGGDHGSAGYQTALRIMMFFILPAWGLSNAAATLVGQNLGANQVERAEKSVFTTAKYNVIFMASIMIFCLLFGNIIISFFTNDKTVHEIAVLALQIMSLGYIFYGIGMVLINTFNGAGDTWTPTKVNFFGFWLFQIPLAYFLAKYLKMGPTGVFMAIPIAETAITLASIFLYRKGKWKTIQV; encoded by the coding sequence ATGACAGAAATAAAACATTCAACAATATCACGTATATATTCAACTCTTAAAACCGCCATTAAAGGCGACGACACATTTGATTTCACAACTGGAAGCATCAAAAAAGGAGTCATTTTACTAGCCATTCCAATGGTTTTAGAAATGATGATGGAATCTGTTTTTGCATTAGTCGACTTATATTTTGTAGGACATCTTGAAAATAGTAGTTATGCTATACAAACAGTAGGTTTAACCGAATCAGTAATTACAATTATATACTCATTAGCCATAGGAATAAGTATGGCGGCCACAGCTGTAGTTGCTCGAAGAATTGGAGAAAAAAATCCAGAAGCTGCAGCAAAATCAGGAATGCAAGCCATTGTAATTGCTTTTGCTATAAACACAATCATAAGCCTTTTCGGCGTTATTTACGCAAAAGAAATCCTTTTACTAATGGGCGCGTCCCAAAAAGCAGCTGATTATGGATTCCGTTTTACTCAAATAATGATGGGAGGAAGCATAAGCATCATGCTTTTATTTCTAATAAACGGAATATTTAGAGGCGCAGGTAATGCATCAATTGCAATGCGAAGCTTATGGATTGCCAATGGTTGCAACATTATTCTATGTCCAATTTTAATTAATGGATTAGGTCCAATTCCTGCATTTGGATTAATAGGAGCTGCCATGGCTACAACCATTGGAAGAACCATAGGTGTCTTGTACCAATTTTATCATTTATTTGGAGGTAACGGAATTTTAAAAGTAAAACTAGGACAATTCATCCCAGATTGGGAACAAATTAATGCCTTAGTAAAAATTGCTGCTCCTGGAGTATTACAATTTGTTATTGCTTCATGTAGTTGGATTTTCTTAGCACAATTGGTAGCTACAACAGGAGGTGATCATGGCTCAGCAGGGTATCAAACAGCCTTACGAATAATGATGTTTTTTATACTTCCCGCATGGGGTTTAAGCAATGCTGCAGCAACATTAGTTGGTCAAAATCTAGGCGCAAATCAAGTAGAACGTGCCGAAAAATCAGTATTTACAACTGCAAAATACAATGTGATTTTTATGGCAAGCATTATGATTTTTTGTTTGCTCTTTGGAAATATTATTATTTCTTTTTTTACGAATGATAAAACTGTCCACGAGATAGCTGTATTAGCTTTACAAATTATGAGTCTAGGATATATATTCTATGGAATTGGAATGGTCCTAATTAATACTTTTAATGGAGCTGGAGATACCTGGACTCCTACAAAGGTTAATTTTTTCGGATTTTGGCTCTTCCAAATCCCTTTAGCTTATTTCTTGGCAAAATATCTAAAAATGGGACCCACAGGAGTTTTTATGGCAATCCCAATTGCTGAGACAGCTATCACTTTGGCCAGTATATTTTTATACAGAAAAGGAAAATGGAAAACAATTCAAGTATAA